In Biomphalaria glabrata chromosome 11, xgBioGlab47.1, whole genome shotgun sequence, the following proteins share a genomic window:
- the LOC106066176 gene encoding homeobox protein engrailed-like — translation METVCLINQMETSFPMPTMKTVCLDNHLISSGFGVITPYQDPERRTKNRSPLKRAAITDVNNYIGALSPFKHLRMDPSEMYKKHSSANSCKDEPAEPNTQTYVHQDNKSESICDSEFRRRSLDLKELCLKQMLQNSILQKRSIDLNQMLEQSRQKLYQSIDDILDTDLNSTDNAKSVKNTISKQLSPQNSFSLNVAYNLPREAITDKGCSMVNSPLLALKTSYNSLGSKDYHERDESDDEDERDDFESRSSTPSSGFIDIEADTPHGSPPSSPLNLSTNTEAIAPHDITHPGSLFKSGDICRVGIDSVSNETTPMVLKTDICGDSVKVKVKSSEKKTNFSIDAILRPDFGTSTSLHNDSKFLHDSSSMQDISCPVSPSAFTAVDLSTKTRSESMSSPCSSSSSRSSPSSPFSSSSPVSSQKNWDSAQEIDPETLYYGRKHLLFPHRLFSAPTKSVDMYMGGQYPLVNPAIHGSAKAHFPRTFPHLSQTSPSFIRDFVDPRNYCFVPKVVPQKSERTVQGDISKLINWTVQNHLTGSQKPQSASQKQSQHLKLSVSNSNIKLPSADAEPRSLAEMKSSHKPNTTKTNNVSGQSENNQASHRHNVANIPTKEKDKSSDLRTKKQKDNNSDKTDSKEKGQNPLWPAWVFCTRYSDRPSSGPRSRKPKRNKAQDEKRPRTAFTNDQLQRLKREFDDCRYLTETRRKNLADELGLTESQIKIWFQNKRAKIKKTVGSRNPLALQLMEQGLYNHSTVKDFLNQETSKDTSSDAGEESS, via the exons ATGGAAACTGTATGTTTAATTAATCAAATGGAGACATCATTTCCAATGCCTACCATGAAGACAGTATGCCTCGATAACCACTTGATCTCATCAGGGTTTGGAGTTATCACCCCTTACCAAGATCCAGAAAGGCGCACGAAGAATCGCTCGCCGTTAAAAAGAGCGGCAATCACAGATGTCAACAATTATATTGGAGCTCTCTCCCCTTTCAAACATTTGAGAATGGATCCGTCGGAAATGTACAAAAAACACAGCTCTGCCAACTCTTGTAAAGACGAACCAGCTGAACCGAATACGCAGACGTATGTCCACCAAGATAACAAATCAGAATCGATCTGCGATTCCGAGTTTCGACGTCGAAGCCTGGATCTGAAAGAGCTGTGCCTGAAGCAAATGCTGCAGAATTCGATTCTACAAAAGAGAAGTATCGATCTTAATCAGATGCTGGAGCAGTCTCGCCAGAAACTGTATCAATCTATTGACGATATTCTTGATACCGATTTGAACTCAACAGACAATGCCAAGAGTGTTAAAAACACGATATCAAAACAACTTTCCCCACAAAACAGCTTCAGTCTGAATGTAGCATATAATTTACCAAGGGAGGCAATAACTGACAAAGGTTGCTCAATGGTTAATTCCCCTTTGTTAGCTTTAAAGACATCCTATAATTCCCTTGGGTCGAAAGATTATCACGAACGTGATGAGAGTGACGATGAAGATGAAAGAGATGATTTCGAATCTCGCTCTTCGACGCCATCTTCGGGATTTATCGACATCGAGGCAGACACCCCACACGGTTCCCCACCGTCGTCGCCACTGAACCTGTCGACGAACACCGAGGCTATTGCGCCACACGACATCACGCATCCAGGCTCGCTGTTTAAAAGCGGTGACATATGCCGTGTTGGTATCGATAGTGTATCGAACGAGACGACCCCGATGGTTCTCAAAACAGACATTTGCGGGGATAGCGTCAAAGTTAAAGTGAAATCCTcggaaaaaaagacaaacttctCCATCGATGCTATACTTCGGCCAGATTTCGGAACTTCCACCAGTTTGCATAATGATTCCAAATTTCTTCACGATAGTTCTAGCATGCAAGACATTTCTTGTCCGGTTTCTCCGTCTGCCTTCACGGCAGTTGACCTGAGCACGAAAACGAGGTCGGAATCAATGTCATCGCCCTGTTCTTCATCCTCTTCAAGGTCTTCCCCATCATCGCCATTCTCATCCTCATCGCCAGTGTCCTCCCAAAAAAACTGGGACAGCGCACAGGAGATCGACCCAGAAACACTTTATTACGGAAGAAAGCACCTGCTCTTCCCCCACAGACTTTTCTCCGCCCCTACTAAGAGTGTCGATATGTATATGGGTGGTCAATATCCACTGGTCAACCCAGCCATCCACGGATCAGCCAAAGCTCACTTCCCGCGTACATTCCCACACCTTTCACAGACATCTCCGTCTTTCATTAGAGATTTTGTTGACCCTCGCAATTATTGCTTCGTCCCCAAAGTTGTCCCACAGAAGAGCGAGAGAACCGTGCAAGGGGACATCTCCAAACTGATCAACTGGACAGTTCAAAACCATCTAACCGGTTCTCAAAAGCCGCAGTCGGCTTCTCAAAAACAGTCCCAGCATCTGAAGCTTTCTGTGTCAAATTCCAACATAAAACTCCCTAGCGCCGATGCCGAGCCAAGATCATTGGCTGAAATGAAATCTTCCCACAAGCCCAACACCACCAAAACCAATAACGTTTCCGGGCAGTCCGAGAATAACCAAGCCTCTCATAGGCATAACGTTGCAAACATTCCCACcaaagagaaagacaaaagCAGTGATTTGAGAACGAAGAAACAAAAGGACAATAACTCAGATAAAACAGATTCCAAAGAAAAGGGACAGAATCCCCTTTGGCCTGCCTGGGTCTTTTGTACACGATATTCAGACAGACCTTCATCTG GCCCAAGGTCAAGGAAGCCAAAACGGAACAAGGCACAAGACGAGAAGAGGCCCAGGACTGCTTTCACCAACGATCAACTCCAAAGGCTGAAGAGAGAATTTGATGATTGCAg GTACCTGACGGAGACTCGCAGGAAAAATCTAGCAGACGAACTCGGCCTGACGGAATCTCAGATCAAGATTTGGTTTCAGAACAAGCGCGCAAAGATCAAGAAGACAGTCGGCTCCAGAAACCCGTTGGCCTTACAGTTGATGGAACAAGGACTATACAACCACTCCACCGTCAAA GATTTCCTTAACCAAGAGACGTCTAAAGATACATCATCAGATGCTGGAGAAGAGTCCAGCTAG